The Ralstonia insidiosa region TCATTGAGTTCCTGCTCAGACAGCGTGTTGGACGACAGCCCCAATTGCAGAATCGGAATGCTGGAAGCCGAGTACTTGATGACCAGCGGCGGCGTGGTACCTGGCGGCAACTGCCGCACCTGCGCCTGCGTGCTCGCCACGATCTGCGCCAGCGCCGTCTGGATGTTGGCGTTGGGCTGGAAGAAGACCTTGATGATGGAGATGCCGCCCAGCGACTGCGACTCGATGTGCTCGATGTCGTTGACGGTGGTGGTGAGGCTGCGCTCCGTGACGGAGACGATGCGATCGGCCATCTCCTTGGCGGGCAGGCCGTTGTAGTTCCAGATGATGCTGGCAACCGGAATATCGATTTCCGGAAAGATGTCCGTTGGCGTACGCATGAGCGTAAACGGCGTTGCCAGCAGGATCAGCAGCGCAAGGACGATGAACGTCAGCGGCCTTCGCAGCGCGAGTTGGACAATCCACATGGAAGCGTTTCAGAACCGCGAAGCGTTGACGGGGGCGAGAGCCACCCGAGCGGGCGGCGACCAACAATTCTAGCGCCGGGAGTGTTCGATCAGAATGTTTTGATGATCAGACATTATTACAGTGCATAACGGCGGCTGCCGAGGCAACTGAAGAGCGTTGCGTGGTGCGGCTGTTCTGCCTAGGGCTTCCATTTGACCGACCGGTCAATCCCCAATAAGCGGACGCGCGGGTTGGATCGCCTGTCTCTTACCGCTGCTCAGTGGGCAACGTGGACCTTGGTCGTCAATTCAATACCGAGCGCTTGCATGACAGCCAGCAAGGTCTTCAATGTGGGGTTGCCCTGCTCACTGAATGAGCGATAGAGCTGTTCGCGGGAAAGACCGGTGTCATTGGCGATCTGTGCCATGCCTTTGGCGCGGGCGA contains the following coding sequences:
- a CDS encoding addiction module antidote protein, giving the protein MTDKLTTYDPAEDLTSDEAIATFMAGAFETNDAGFISHALGIVARAKGMAQIANDTGLSREQLYRSFSEQGNPTLKTLLAVMQALGIELTTKVHVAH